In the genome of Candidatus Cloacimonadaceae bacterium, the window ATCGTTTCGACAGCCGTTTCGACTATCTCTTCCTCTGCGGGGACGAGAGCTTCTTCCTCTTCAGGAATAAGAGTTTCTTCCTCTTCAGGGACGAGAGCTTCTTCCTCTGCGGGTACAAGAGTTTCTTCCTCGGCTGGTTCTTCTTCCGGTAGGGTTTCTTCGGTTTGGGTGGTTTCAGGCTCGGTCTGCTCATCAAGAGCGATGACTTCATCCGCCTGGGTTTGTTCATCTTCGATCATGGTTTCTTCAGTTGGCTCGGTCTCTGGTTCTGTAGCTTCAACTACTGTTTCCGACGTCGTGTCTTCACCTTCCATCTGGTTTTTTTCCGTCAGGTCGGTTTTGATTTCGTTTTGATCATGGGTTAGCATGATTCCTCCTTAAACAAGGGAATGTCTTCGATCCGCGTCTCCGCGTCCGCAGGTTCCCCATTGATTTTTTTGATAATATTGAAAACGTTGACTATTGTTTGCGCGGGCGTCGAGGCTCCGGCGCTGATCCCAATTCTATGAAAACCTGTTGTGTTTTGCTCGTTCAATTCAGCCTCCGTCTCCACATGGATCGAAGGACAGATGTCGCTGCAAAGCCGATGCAACATCCGTGTGTTCGAGCTGTTGCGTCCGCCGACGATAATCATCAGGTCTGATGCCTTGGCAAGTTTCAAAACGGCTTCCTGCCGTTGGGACGTTGCGAGGCAGATTGTGTTGAAAACCCTCAGTTCCTGCGTGGTTGGCAGAAGCCTCGCCACCAGTTCTTGAAGGTTGGAAAGCTTTTGTGTGGTCTGGGAAACAAGGCAAAGTTTTTGGCGAAAAACGGTATCGATTTTATTTTCGGCTTTGACCACCCTGGTTTTTTCGTCTCCATAGGAAAGCATGCCGATTACTTCAGGATGATCGGCATCGCCAAGGATCATCACCGGATAGGAAAGCGCAGACATCTCTTGCACCAGTTCCTGGGTACGTTTGACGTAAGGACAGGTGGCATCGATGATGGAATTGCCATTTTTGCGTAGTATCTCCATTTCCTGTTTGGTGATGCCATGGGAACGAACGATCACGGTGCTGTCGTGGATGCCGGATGCATCCCCGCAACTTCGGATACCCTTTTCAGCCAGTTCCAAAACGATTTGGGGATTGTGGATCAATTCTCCGATAGTGCAGACCCGGAGTCCCTTGGCACGGGCATCCAAAGCCATTTGAATAGCTCGGCGTACGCCGAAACAAAAACCTGAGTGCTCAGCCAAGCGCACTATCATACTCCCAATCTCTCCAAAACATGCTCATAGAGCGCTTCGACCTGCTCTTCAATCGTTAGACAACCTGTATCGATTTCGATGGCGTCTGAGGTGCGAACCAACGGTGCCAAAGCGCGGCTGCTGTCGTTCAGATCTCTCTTGTTCAATTCTTTCAATACTGTATCTAAATCAGTCTCAATACCCTTTGCTTGAAGCTCTTTGAATCGTCTGAGAGCGCGAACTTCAGGCGGGGCGACCATGAAAAACTTGATCTCCGCGTCTGGAAATACGAAGCTGCCGATGTCCCTTCCGTCCAATACCACTCCGCCATTATTGGCGATGCGGCGTTGGAGCTCCACCATCTTGTAACGTACTGCGGGAATAGCGGATATATCTGACGCGAGGCGGGATATTTCATGAGTGCGGATGGCTTCGTTGACGTCCTCACGATCCAGAAAAACGGTATTTTGATGCCCGGAAAGCACGACTTCGATATCAAGCGCGTCCAGCATGGCGGCGATCTCATCTTTTTGAGACAGATCGATGCCGAGTCTTTCAGCTTTCAAAGCGCAGGCGCGATACATCGCACCGGTATCGAGATAGACGTAGCCAAGTTTCTGTGCGAGCAGTCTGGCAGTCGTGCTTTTTCCCGAAGCGGCGGGTCCGTCGATCGCGATGATGAGTCTTTTCTTCATACCATTCTTCCAATTTATACCAAGGATTTTGCGGGTAAATATCAGTCAATGCTTTTTTTCATAGGAGTGAGGAATATTTCTGCTGAAACGTCATATAATATCTCCGAGGACAAGCGCCTCGCCCAAATCATCAACCTGAAAATGGCATAAAAAGCGTCCCTTGCATCCGCTAACGTGGTCAGTTAGACCAAGTCTGGCGCCAGTTTCCGCCAGACAGCCTGCCTTCAGATTTAGCCAATTTACTCTCTATAAAGGCAGAGACACCCTCTTTCCGGTTTTGGCAGAGCGATAGATCGCCTGAATGATCTCCACAGATTTCCTGCCGTCGCGTCCATCTGTGGAAGGAGTTCCATTGTTTAGCAGCACGTCCGTCACGTTGCGGTAATAGGGGTTGTGTCCAAAGCCATAAACGTTTGGCGGTTGATAGTTTGCGTCAAGAGCGATCCGGTCATCATCGTCATATTCCTCAAATTCCCATTTCTCGATTTTGTTGACCGCCATGCCACCGACCTTGACCGTTCCCTTCTCTCCGATGATCGTGATCGAACCTTCAAAGTTCTTGGGATAGGTGAGCATGGTGACATTGAGAGTAGCGACGATCCCGCTGCGGAAATGCAAAATCGCGCAACCGGTATCTTCGGCTTCGATCCTCCGCGCCATCGTGGCAGTATATGCCATCACCGAATCAACGTTGCCTAAAAGCCAGTAAATGGCATCCACATAATGGCTTGCCTGATTCATGAAAGCGCCGCCGTCAAATTCCCAGGTACCACGCCACTTTTCCTGATCGTAATAGGCTTGCGGGCGTTGCCAGAAGACGTTTGACTGTGCCAGATAGATCCTGCCGAAACGGTCTTTTTCGACTGCGCGTTTGAGCAATTGCAGCGTACTGTTGAGGCGGTTTTGCTTTACGACGAAGAGCTGCACTTTATTTGCGTCGCAAGCTTGGATGATCTTGTCCGCACCTTCGATATTGATCGCCATCGGTTTTTCGGTGATGACGTTGATTTTGCGGTTTGCCACATCAATGCCCATTTGCGGGTGCATGCCGCTCGGAGTGCAGATCGAGACTGCATCGAGCTTTTCCTTGGCGAGCATTTCATGGTAATCGGTATAGAATGATGGTATGGAATATTGCTCCGCTGCGCTCTTGGCTTTTTCTTCGATAATATCTGCCACTGCGACGAATTCTGCTTCCGGGATTTGCGAAACCGCGTCAAAATGATTCTTTGAAATGCGTCCGCATCCGATCAGTCCAAACCTGACTTTTTTCATCTATATCTCCTTGTAATATATAAATTTCCATAGAGACAACCATCCCGGTCGGGAAGGTGAAATAGCTCATGGATATTGCTTCAGTCCCACTTGAATTAGACAAAGGTTTTTGTAAAGTGTTATTTATCTCCGATCTCATGGCACTGAAACAGACTCAGCATTTTTTGTTCTGGTTTTTGACATAGGCGGCCTTGAATTAATCGCCATGAAATACGAATTGCAAAACAAATTCGCATATTTGCAAATTCGCAGCAGTGGCATGCTGCGCGACAAGTCCCCCCATAGCAATACGGAATCAATACGGACTCATTACGGACTAAGTCCGTATTGACTCCGTAATGCTAAGGAGAAAGGTGTCCTGTGGCGCAGCATGCCACTGCTGCGAATGAGCAAAGGTGGAAGATATGAGAGATGCTTGTCGATGAACAGGTGAACCAACTCTGCAGTTCACCCATTCACCCCTTGACCCGTTCACCCGAAAAGAGATATTGACAAAATCCGCTTACCAAAGGTTTTGGATTTCCCCTATGAGGATAGTTATGAAGAAACTGCTGATCATCACAGACATGTATCCACACGAGCGCAACCCGATTGCCGGTATCTTTGTGCGCCAACAGGTTGTGGAGCTCAGCAAGCTCTATGACACAATGGTCTTGGCTACCCATTTTCCTGCCAAGCCCTCGTGCCGGAAAACCAGCGAGGATAACCACGCGCTTTGGTATGTTCACTATCCAATGAGCAAACGCTTCTTTCCTATAACTGTCTATCACTATAGAAAATACGTCATATCACGTCTGAAAGACATCCTCAAAAATTGGCAGCCGGAGATCATCCATGTGCACGATTGCAGACACATCCCTGAACTTTTTGCCCTTGCACCTGTGCTTAAAAACTATACGGGCAAGAAGTTCCTCAGCATTCACAACATCAAAACCCTGCCCGAAAGAGCGGAACATCCCATTTTGAGCTTGTTTTATAACGCCACCTTGAAAGCAGCCTTTCAAAACTGGGATCACGTCTTTTTCGTAAATCAAAAACTACGCCAACGAATAGAACATATTGTCCCTTTGATCAGAAGCAGCAATCTGGGAAACGCCATCAGTCCCTTTAAACCGATTCCCAATCCCTATACGGATGAGCTGATATCATGGCTCAAAGCCGATCACTACAAAATCATCAGCGCTGGCAACCTCGTCAAAACCAAAGGCTTTGACCTGCTCATCCAAGCAGTGAAAACGCTGAATGCCGATGGTGAAAAGCTCCAGCTCGTCATCGTGGGCGAAGGCGAAGAACGCGAACGCCTCACACATCTATGCATTAGCTTGCAAATGCAGGACTTGATTCGTATCGATGGCGCGCGTGAGAATGCTTTGTTGCGTTCATCCTATCCGCTTTTCGACGCTTTCGTTTTGCCGAGCTATAGTGAAAGCTTCGGCATCGTCTATCTGGAGGCGCTTTATGCCGGCATCCCAGTCGTCGGAGTGAAGGGGCAGGGTATTCACGGCATTTTCCAAAACAGCGTACACGCCCTTTTCTGTGAACCGAATGACGTGTCCGACCTCATCCAAAAAATCAAACAAATGATGCGCAATCCCCAGCTTATGAAAAGCATGACAGATCTGGGCAAACAGCTTGTGTGCAAAGAATATATGATGGAGCATCTGATCCGAAGGATCACGAATATCTATGAAATCAGCTAAAGACAAGCTCCTGATGATCGTCAATGAGTTTCCCCCGGTCGGGGAAAGCGGCGTCCAGCGTCCTCTGAAACACTTGAAATACATTAACAGAGCCGGATGGCAGTGTTTTGTGATCACCCCAGGTAAAGCAAGCAAAACAGTTATCGATGAAAGCCTACTCAACGAAATCTCTTCCGAAGCAACGATCCACCGCACATTTAGTTTGGGCTTTGGCGGCAGGTCTGTGGACCAGGTTGCGGAGCTGAAATTCAGTTCCACAAGCGGCGGATCAATGCTAAAAAACCTGTTCTGGAAAGCGCTTAATCTGCTTAATTCACTTCTCTTCCCCATCGACAAACAGATCGGCTGGGTGCCCTTCGCTTATTTAAAAGCGTTGTCCCTCATCCGTTTGCACGGAATTAGAAACATCTATATCACTGCCTTCCCCTTTTCCGCTTTCCTCATCGGCATCATGCTCAAACGAAAGCTGGGCAACAAGATATGCTGGGTGGCGGACTATCGAGACGGCTGGCAGTTTGAACCGCTTTTGAAAGAAAACACCATCCCTTTCCGCTA includes:
- a CDS encoding Gfo/Idh/MocA family oxidoreductase → MKKVRFGLIGCGRISKNHFDAVSQIPEAEFVAVADIIEEKAKSAAEQYSIPSFYTDYHEMLAKEKLDAVSICTPSGMHPQMGIDVANRKINVITEKPMAINIEGADKIIQACDANKVQLFVVKQNRLNSTLQLLKRAVEKDRFGRIYLAQSNVFWQRPQAYYDQEKWRGTWEFDGGAFMNQASHYVDAIYWLLGNVDSVMAYTATMARRIEAEDTGCAILHFRSGIVATLNVTMLTYPKNFEGSITIIGEKGTVKVGGMAVNKIEKWEFEEYDDDDRIALDANYQPPNVYGFGHNPYYRNVTDVLLNNGTPSTDGRDGRKSVEIIQAIYRSAKTGKRVSLPL
- the ispH gene encoding 4-hydroxy-3-methylbut-2-enyl diphosphate reductase encodes the protein MIVRLAEHSGFCFGVRRAIQMALDARAKGLRVCTIGELIHNPQIVLELAEKGIRSCGDASGIHDSTVIVRSHGITKQEMEILRKNGNSIIDATCPYVKRTQELVQEMSALSYPVMILGDADHPEVIGMLSYGDEKTRVVKAENKIDTVFRQKLCLVSQTTQKLSNLQELVARLLPTTQELRVFNTICLATSQRQEAVLKLAKASDLMIIVGGRNSSNTRMLHRLCSDICPSIHVETEAELNEQNTTGFHRIGISAGASTPAQTIVNVFNIIKKINGEPADAETRIEDIPLFKEESC
- the cmk gene encoding (d)CMP kinase — protein: MKKRLIIAIDGPAASGKSTTARLLAQKLGYVYLDTGAMYRACALKAERLGIDLSQKDEIAAMLDALDIEVVLSGHQNTVFLDREDVNEAIRTHEISRLASDISAIPAVRYKMVELQRRIANNGGVVLDGRDIGSFVFPDAEIKFFMVAPPEVRALRRFKELQAKGIETDLDTVLKELNKRDLNDSSRALAPLVRTSDAIEIDTGCLTIEEQVEALYEHVLERLGV
- a CDS encoding glycosyltransferase family 4 protein, with the translated sequence MKKLLIITDMYPHERNPIAGIFVRQQVVELSKLYDTMVLATHFPAKPSCRKTSEDNHALWYVHYPMSKRFFPITVYHYRKYVISRLKDILKNWQPEIIHVHDCRHIPELFALAPVLKNYTGKKFLSIHNIKTLPERAEHPILSLFYNATLKAAFQNWDHVFFVNQKLRQRIEHIVPLIRSSNLGNAISPFKPIPNPYTDELISWLKADHYKIISAGNLVKTKGFDLLIQAVKTLNADGEKLQLVIVGEGEERERLTHLCISLQMQDLIRIDGARENALLRSSYPLFDAFVLPSYSESFGIVYLEALYAGIPVVGVKGQGIHGIFQNSVHALFCEPNDVSDLIQKIKQMMRNPQLMKSMTDLGKQLVCKEYMMEHLIRRITNIYEIS